One Loxodonta africana isolate mLoxAfr1 chromosome 4, mLoxAfr1.hap2, whole genome shotgun sequence genomic region harbors:
- the LOC135231343 gene encoding mucin-2-like, with the protein MAATTTHTSTTHTSTFTTPTSTPTSTTPTSTPTSTTPTSTTPTSTTPTSTFTTPTSTPTSTSTTHTSTTPISTSTTPTFTSTTPTSTTPTSTFTTPTSTPTSTSTTPTFTPTFTSTTPTSTPISTSTTHISTTPTSTSTTPTSTTPISTTHTSTTHTSTPTSTTPTSTPTSKSTTPTSTPTSTSTTHTSTTPTSTFTTPTSTTPTSTTPTSTPISTSTTHISTTPTSTSTTPTSTTPISTTHTSTTHTSTPTSTTPTSTPTSKSTTPTSTPTSTSTTHTSTTPISTSTTPTFTSTTPTSTFTTPTSTTPASTTTAPTSATIIPTSATTHYHC; encoded by the coding sequence ATGGCTGCCACCACCACTCACACCTCCACCACTCACACCTCCACCTTCACCACTCCCACCTCTACTCCCACCTCCACCACTCCCACCTCCACTCCCACCTCCACCACTCCCACCTCCACCACTCCCACCTCCACCACTCCCACCTCCACCTTCACCACTCCCACCTCTactcccacctccacctccaccactcaCACCTCCACCACTCCCATCTCTACCTCCACCACTCCCACCTTCACCTCTACCACTCCCACCTCCACCACTCCCACCTCCACCTTCACCACTCCCACCTCCactcccacctccacctccaccactccCACCTTCACTCCCACCTTCACCTCCACCACTCCCACCTCCACTCCCATCTCTACCTCCACCACTCACATCTCCACCactcccacctccacctccaccactccCACCTCCACCACTCCCATCTCCACCACTCATACCTCCACCACTCACACCTCCACTCCCACCTCCACCACTCCCACCTCCACTCCCACCTCCAAGTCTACCACTCCTACCTCCactcccacctccacctccaccactcaCACCTCCACCACTCCCACCTCCACCTTCACCACTCCCACCTCCACCACTCCCACCTCCACCACTCCCACCTCCACTCCCATCTCTACCTCCACCACTCACATCTCCACCactcccacctccacctccaccactccCACCTCCACCACTCCCATCTCCACCACTCATACCTCCACCACTCACACCTCCACTCCCACCTCCACCACTCCCACCTCCACTCCCACCTCCAAGTCTACCACTCCTACCTCCactcccacctccacctccaccactcaCACCTCCACCACTCCCATCTCTACCTCCACCACTCCCACCTTCACCTCTACCACTCCCACCTCCACCTTCACCACTCCCACCTCCACCACTCCCGCCTCCACCACCACCGCTCCCACCTCTGCCACCATCATTCCCACTTCTGCCACTACTCACTACCATTGTTGA